A single Vulpes lagopus strain Blue_001 chromosome 3, ASM1834538v1, whole genome shotgun sequence DNA region contains:
- the LOC121487976 gene encoding peptidyl-prolyl cis-trans isomerase FKBP3-like, with product MAAAVPQRAWTVEQLRSEQLPKKDIIKFLQDHGSDSFLAEHKLLGNIKNVAKTANKDHLVTAYNHLFESKRFKGTESISKVSEQVKNVKLNEDKPKETKCEETLDEGPPKYTKSVLKKGDKTNFPKKGDVFPCWYTGTLQDGTVFDTNIQTSSKKKKNAKPLSFKVGIGKVIRGWDEALLTMSKGEKARLEIEPEWAYGKKGQPDAKIPPNAKLIFEVELVDID from the coding sequence ATGGCAGCGGCCGTTCCACAGCGGGCCTGGACCGTGGAGCAGCTGCGCAGTGAGCAACTACCCAAGAAGGACATTATCAAGTTTCTACAGGACCACGGTTCAGATTCGTTTCTTGCAGAACATAAGTTattaggaaacattaaaaatgtggcCAAGACAGCTAACAAGGACCATTTGGTTACAGCCTACAACCATCTTTTTGAAAGTAAGCGTTTCAAAGGTACTGAAAGTATAAGTAAAGTGTCTGAGCAGGTGAAAAATGTGAAGCTTAATgaagataaacccaaagaaaccaAGTGTGAAGAGACTCTGGATGAGGGTccaccaaaatatacaaaatctgtccttaaaaaaggagataaaaccAACTTTCCCAAAAAGGGAGATGTTTTTCCCTGCTGGTATACAGGAACACTACAGGATGGGACTGTTTTTGATACTAATATTCAAACCagttcaaagaagaagaaaaatgccaaGCCTTTAAGTTTTAAGGTTGGAATAGGCAAAGTTATCCGAGGATGGGATGAAGCACTCTTAACTATGAGTAAAGGAGAAAAGGCTCGACTAGAGATTGAACCAGAATGGGCTTATGGAAAGAAAGGACAGCCTGATGCCAAAATTCCACCAAATGCAAAACTCATTTTTGAAGTGGAATTAGTGGATATTGATTGA